One genomic window of Sphingopyxis sp. OPL5 includes the following:
- the ybeY gene encoding rRNA maturation RNase YbeY has translation MLTVETHAATPWPDAFDWEARAAEAVAAALALTPFASLADAAPLVEVAVRLTDDAEVHQLNRDFRGKDRPTNVLSFPQVQDDLLESLANSDDGEILLGDIVLARETCAREAEEKGISLEDHATHLIVHGALHLVGYDHMDDASAGAMEALEVKALASLGLANPYADEI, from the coding sequence ATGCTGACCGTCGAAACCCATGCCGCGACGCCGTGGCCCGACGCCTTCGATTGGGAGGCGCGCGCCGCCGAGGCGGTGGCGGCGGCGCTGGCGCTGACCCCTTTTGCATCGCTTGCCGACGCCGCGCCGCTCGTCGAAGTCGCGGTGCGCCTCACCGACGATGCCGAGGTGCACCAGCTCAACCGCGATTTTCGCGGCAAGGACAGGCCGACCAACGTGCTGTCCTTTCCGCAGGTGCAGGACGACCTGCTCGAAAGCCTGGCGAACAGCGACGACGGCGAAATCCTGCTCGGCGACATCGTGCTGGCGCGCGAAACCTGCGCGCGCGAGGCCGAAGAGAAGGGGATTTCGCTGGAGGATCATGCGACGCATCTGATCGTCCACGGCGCGCTCCACCTCGTCGGTTACGACCATATGGACGATGCCAGCGCCGGCGCGATGGAGGCGCTCGAAGTGAAAGCGCTTGCATCGCTGGGCCTCGCCAATCCATATGCGGATGAGATTTAG
- a CDS encoding sigma-70 family RNA polymerase sigma factor, which translates to MPAEGIHDANDAADAAAGFDPLRPLLTRVAYRMLGSVADAEDVVQDAFLRWLGTDRSEVREPAAFLRRTVTRLCLDQIKSAKNRRETYIGPWLPDPLVEEEEEDDVTLPLMLALERLSPLERAAFLLHDVFGVGFDEVAKTIDRDPAATRQLAARARTHVRDARPRYKLEKEQGLEIANAFFAASRSGDMGALGALLAADVGMWADGGGKRPAAMGPVLGHDIVMKLHRSLAVLFGKYGSTLVHTGTINGLPGFVTREADGEFQTTALEIEDGKVTAIYVMRNPDKLKHMH; encoded by the coding sequence ATGCCCGCCGAGGGCATCCATGACGCCAACGATGCGGCGGACGCGGCGGCCGGTTTCGACCCGCTGCGTCCGCTCCTCACCCGCGTCGCCTATCGCATGCTCGGCTCGGTCGCCGATGCCGAGGATGTGGTGCAGGATGCCTTCCTCCGCTGGCTCGGCACCGACCGCAGCGAAGTGCGCGAACCCGCCGCCTTCCTGCGGCGCACCGTCACCCGCCTCTGCCTCGACCAGATCAAGTCGGCGAAGAACCGGCGCGAGACCTATATCGGCCCCTGGCTTCCCGACCCGCTGGTCGAAGAAGAGGAAGAGGACGACGTCACCCTGCCGCTGATGCTCGCGCTCGAACGCCTGTCGCCGCTCGAACGCGCCGCCTTCCTGCTCCACGATGTTTTCGGAGTGGGGTTCGACGAAGTCGCGAAGACGATCGACCGCGATCCCGCTGCGACGCGCCAGCTCGCGGCCCGCGCCCGCACCCATGTCCGCGACGCCCGCCCGCGCTACAAGCTGGAAAAGGAGCAGGGGCTAGAGATCGCCAATGCCTTTTTCGCGGCGTCGCGCAGCGGCGACATGGGGGCATTGGGCGCTCTGCTCGCCGCCGATGTCGGCATGTGGGCCGACGGCGGCGGCAAGCGCCCCGCCGCGATGGGGCCGGTTCTGGGCCATGATATCGTGATGAAGCTGCACCGCAGCCTCGCGGTGCTGTTCGGAAAATATGGCTCGACCCTGGTCCACACCGGCACGATCAACGGCCTGCCGGGTTTCGTGACGCGCGAGGCCGATGGCGAGTTCCAGACCACCGCGCTGGAGATCGAGGATGGCAAGGTCACCGCCATCTATGTGATGCGCAATCCCGACAAGCTGAAGCATATGCATTGA
- a CDS encoding hemolysin family protein, giving the protein MPDDQGSSNRSEEDSSRPGLLAGLKTLLFGGDKEPSLREQIEEVIDEAEEEGQERRGSSVVGDLSPIERKMLRNLLHFGEQTVDDVAVPRGEIIAIDESASFEAVVALFAEAGHSRLPVYRENLDEVVGMIHIKDVFAVLAEKRAPPPLLDLIRQPLYVPQSMGVLDLLADMRAQRTHLAIVIDEYSGTEGLVTIEDLVEEIVGEIEDEHDDEPVLLFTPGENGCWDADARAELDDIGEAIDPRLAEIEEDVDTLGGLSAVLAGHVPEVGEILVHPSGWRIEVTEADERRVHRLRLHPPVVVELEAPSETGD; this is encoded by the coding sequence ATGCCCGACGACCAGGGGTCTTCGAACCGATCGGAAGAGGACAGTAGTAGACCCGGCCTGTTGGCCGGACTGAAGACATTGCTGTTCGGCGGCGACAAGGAGCCGTCGCTGCGCGAGCAGATCGAAGAGGTCATCGACGAGGCCGAGGAAGAAGGGCAGGAACGGCGCGGCAGCAGCGTCGTCGGCGACCTTTCGCCGATCGAGCGCAAGATGCTCCGCAATCTCCTGCATTTCGGCGAGCAGACCGTCGATGACGTCGCGGTGCCGCGCGGCGAGATCATCGCGATCGACGAAAGCGCCAGCTTTGAAGCGGTCGTCGCGCTGTTCGCCGAGGCCGGGCACAGCCGCCTGCCGGTCTACCGCGAAAATCTCGACGAGGTCGTCGGCATGATCCACATCAAGGACGTCTTCGCGGTGCTGGCGGAAAAGCGCGCGCCGCCGCCCTTGCTCGACCTGATCCGCCAGCCGCTGTACGTGCCGCAATCGATGGGCGTGCTCGACCTGCTCGCCGACATGCGCGCCCAGCGCACCCATCTCGCCATCGTGATCGACGAATATTCGGGCACCGAAGGTCTTGTCACCATCGAGGACCTGGTCGAGGAAATCGTCGGCGAGATCGAGGACGAGCATGACGACGAGCCGGTGCTGCTGTTCACGCCGGGCGAAAACGGCTGCTGGGACGCCGACGCACGCGCAGAACTCGACGATATCGGCGAAGCGATCGACCCGCGCCTCGCCGAGATCGAGGAAGATGTCGATACGCTGGGCGGCCTTTCGGCGGTGCTCGCGGGGCATGTGCCCGAGGTCGGCGAAATCCTTGTCCATCCGAGCGGCTGGCGGATCGAGGTGACCGAGGCCGACGAACGTCGCGTCCATCGCCTGCGCCTGCATCCGCCGGTCGTGGTCGAACTCGAGGCGCCGTCGGAGACCGGCGACTAA
- a CDS encoding carboxymuconolactone decarboxylase family protein produces the protein MTKVTDPYAAAPQLMKQWTAFSMVAQNSLEPSLIELVKIRSSILNGCANCINMHTVEARAKGETEQRIYLLSAWHEAPVYTPRERAALAWTDALTTVAQGHTQKAVKDELEAHFTPEEQVKLTLMINVINGWNRLAVGFDLWYDMPAAKAA, from the coding sequence ATGACCAAGGTAACCGACCCCTATGCCGCCGCCCCGCAGTTGATGAAGCAGTGGACGGCCTTTTCGATGGTCGCGCAGAACAGCCTCGAGCCGAGCCTGATCGAACTGGTGAAGATCCGCTCGTCGATCCTCAACGGCTGCGCCAACTGCATCAACATGCACACCGTCGAAGCGCGCGCCAAGGGCGAGACCGAGCAGCGCATCTACCTGCTGTCGGCCTGGCACGAAGCCCCGGTCTATACGCCCCGCGAACGCGCCGCGCTCGCCTGGACCGACGCCTTGACCACGGTCGCGCAGGGGCACACACAGAAGGCGGTCAAGGATGAACTCGAAGCGCATTTCACGCCGGAGGAACAGGTGAAGCTGACCCTGATGATCAACGTCATCAACGGCTGGAACCGCCTCGCGGTCGGCTTCGATCTCTGGTACGACATGCCCGCGGCGAAGGCGGCCTGA
- a CDS encoding serine hydrolase domain-containing protein, producing MLNKISAAIGLIAVMGGLANSANARTTPVTEADNKTAAIEQLVQSEMTARDIPGLQLAIAQDGKIVFTGAYGLANRETSAPVTNKTIFRINSISKAVTGVAAMQLVEAGKLDLDAPISTYLEKLPEAWSGVTVRQALTHTSGLPEIVDDNTRPIDGLVDPDASWARVQQNPLTFPPGAGYRYSQTNYVAMGKIIEKLSGKSFSDFVRDRQFDKVGMKQTRFAYPVSTNPDLAELYTHLTLKFDGMRTVGADRSETAFVRQEAWTSAQLLPIGGIQSTAIDLAKWVIAIQKLQLVNKSSLEELWKPQPQKDGSYRGFNAFINGYGLGWPSVRRAEHPALALTGGARATVFIYPEDDLSVVVLTNLMGASPEKFVDKIASHYIPGLAAEQ from the coding sequence ATGCTGAACAAAATTTCCGCCGCAATCGGTCTGATTGCGGTCATGGGCGGCCTTGCCAACAGCGCAAACGCCCGCACGACGCCGGTCACCGAAGCAGACAACAAGACGGCCGCGATCGAACAACTGGTCCAAAGCGAGATGACCGCGCGTGACATTCCCGGACTGCAATTGGCGATCGCGCAGGATGGCAAGATCGTTTTCACGGGTGCCTATGGTCTGGCCAACAGGGAAACATCAGCCCCCGTCACGAACAAAACCATTTTCCGCATCAATTCGATCAGCAAGGCCGTTACCGGTGTTGCGGCAATGCAGCTTGTCGAAGCGGGCAAGCTTGATCTTGATGCGCCAATCTCAACCTATCTCGAAAAACTTCCGGAAGCATGGAGCGGTGTCACCGTTCGGCAAGCTCTCACCCATACATCCGGGCTGCCCGAAATTGTGGATGACAATACCCGGCCGATTGACGGCCTCGTTGACCCGGATGCCTCCTGGGCAAGGGTGCAGCAAAATCCCCTGACCTTTCCGCCGGGAGCGGGATATCGATATAGCCAGACCAACTATGTCGCGATGGGGAAAATCATCGAGAAGCTTTCAGGGAAATCCTTTTCCGATTTCGTGCGCGATCGGCAGTTTGATAAAGTGGGCATGAAGCAGACCCGCTTTGCCTATCCTGTCTCGACCAACCCCGACCTGGCTGAACTCTATACGCATTTGACGCTGAAGTTTGACGGGATGAGAACTGTCGGCGCTGATCGCAGTGAAACCGCGTTTGTGCGTCAGGAAGCATGGACGTCCGCGCAATTGCTCCCGATCGGTGGCATCCAGTCCACGGCCATTGATCTGGCGAAATGGGTTATTGCGATCCAGAAATTGCAACTGGTCAACAAGAGCAGCCTTGAGGAACTCTGGAAACCACAGCCGCAAAAAGATGGCAGCTATCGCGGCTTCAACGCTTTCATCAATGGCTATGGCTTGGGCTGGCCATCGGTGCGGCGCGCTGAGCATCCCGCACTTGCCCTTACCGGCGGAGCGCGCGCCACCGTGTTCATTTATCCCGAGGACGACCTGAGCGTTGTGGTCTTGACGAACCTGATGGGCGCTTCGCCCGAGAAGTTCGTCGACAAGATTGCTTCGCACTATATCCCCGGCCTCGCCGCCGAACAGTGA
- a CDS encoding DUF6607 family protein, which yields MKKTYRSLAAGLLLLSAALPVAALAHPPIAADAAAANFEQDRADILAMAGNYRVSFNMQESTRWDPNYEVLEPKRSGGNEVVRVIEDTGRKIVLQHMLVITGDDDKSMIIKHWRQDWEYEPARVLVYSDRNTWTWEDVPEKMRTGRWSQTVYQVDDSPRYAGWGQYETQGGVRRWRSNWTWRPLARRDAVRNPVYDRYLSINRHQPSPDGWVHWQDNTKMGIKDGKLVPIVQEYVLNTYIKYDQYDLKAADDYWAATKDYWAAVRAEWDRVAATKGGIAIQEEAQTGTVISGRLLDMANEIQDKTLTTAKAIEEAKKLIETNTRKL from the coding sequence ATGAAGAAAACATATCGTTCGCTCGCCGCCGGCCTGTTGCTGCTCTCCGCCGCGCTGCCGGTCGCGGCGCTCGCCCACCCGCCGATCGCCGCCGACGCCGCCGCAGCGAATTTCGAACAGGACCGCGCCGACATCCTTGCGATGGCGGGCAACTACCGCGTCAGCTTCAACATGCAGGAATCGACGCGCTGGGACCCGAATTACGAGGTGCTCGAGCCGAAGCGTTCGGGCGGCAACGAGGTCGTGCGCGTGATCGAGGACACGGGGCGCAAGATCGTGCTCCAGCACATGCTTGTCATCACCGGCGACGACGACAAGAGCATGATCATCAAGCATTGGCGCCAGGACTGGGAATATGAACCCGCCAGGGTACTCGTCTATTCGGACCGCAACACATGGACGTGGGAAGACGTCCCCGAGAAGATGCGCACCGGCCGCTGGTCGCAGACGGTCTATCAGGTCGACGACAGCCCGCGCTATGCCGGCTGGGGTCAGTATGAAACGCAGGGCGGCGTCCGCCGCTGGCGCTCGAACTGGACCTGGCGCCCGCTCGCCCGCCGCGATGCGGTGCGCAATCCGGTCTATGATCGCTATCTCTCGATCAACCGCCACCAGCCCTCGCCCGACGGCTGGGTCCATTGGCAGGATAATACCAAGATGGGGATCAAGGACGGCAAGCTGGTGCCGATCGTCCAGGAATATGTCCTCAACACCTATATCAAATACGACCAGTATGACCTGAAGGCCGCCGACGATTATTGGGCCGCCACGAAAGACTATTGGGCGGCCGTCCGCGCCGAATGGGACCGCGTCGCCGCGACCAAGGGCGGCATCGCGATCCAGGAGGAAGCACAGACCGGTACCGTGATCAGCGGCCGCCTGCTCGATATGGCGAACGAGATCCAGGACAAGACGCTGACGACCGCGAAGGCGATCGAAGAAGCGAAGAAACTGATCGAGACGAACACCCGCAAGCTTTGA
- a CDS encoding glycosyltransferase family 4 protein: MEISDLRIALFSGNYNMTVDGANKALNRLVGYLLSQGAAVRVYSPTVANPDFEPTGDLVSVPSMAIPNRPEYRIPLHFSGRVREDLAAFAPNIMHISSPDRVCRQAAAWARRRRLPVACSVHTRFETYFRYYNLSFIEPVIVAWLRKLYRKCDALIAPSESFAQVLREQRMNYDIGIWTRGVERDVFNPGRRDNSWRQSWGIADDVPVVAFLGRLVMEKGLDVFADAIDQLNRRKVRHEVVVIGEGPAGDWFESRLPDAKFVGFQGGQDLARALASCDVFFNPSVTETFGNVTLEAMACGLPVVAARATGSASIVKHGVTGYLVSPGLITGFADHLQHYCQDIGLRAKHGAAALAESHHYQWDAINQTVADTYIRLIRQKQRRG; encoded by the coding sequence ATGGAAATTTCCGATCTCCGCATCGCGCTGTTCAGCGGCAATTACAACATGACCGTCGATGGCGCCAACAAGGCGCTCAACCGGCTCGTCGGCTATCTGCTCAGCCAGGGCGCGGCGGTGCGCGTCTATTCGCCGACCGTCGCCAATCCCGATTTCGAGCCGACCGGCGACCTGGTCAGCGTGCCGTCGATGGCGATCCCGAACCGCCCCGAATATCGGATCCCGCTCCATTTTTCGGGCCGCGTGCGCGAGGATCTCGCCGCATTCGCCCCGAACATCATGCATATTTCCAGCCCCGACCGCGTCTGCCGTCAGGCCGCGGCCTGGGCGCGCCGCCGCCGCCTGCCGGTCGCCTGTTCGGTGCACACCCGCTTCGAAACCTATTTCCGCTATTACAACCTCTCGTTCATCGAACCGGTGATCGTCGCCTGGCTGCGCAAGCTCTACCGCAAATGCGATGCGCTGATCGCGCCGTCCGAAAGCTTCGCGCAGGTGCTGCGCGAGCAACGGATGAATTACGACATCGGCATCTGGACCCGCGGGGTCGAGCGCGACGTGTTCAATCCCGGGCGGCGCGACAACAGCTGGCGGCAAAGCTGGGGCATCGCCGACGATGTCCCCGTCGTGGCCTTCCTCGGCCGGCTGGTGATGGAAAAGGGGCTCGACGTCTTCGCCGACGCGATCGACCAGCTCAACCGGCGCAAGGTGCGCCACGAGGTGGTGGTGATCGGCGAGGGGCCTGCCGGCGACTGGTTCGAATCGCGCCTGCCCGACGCCAAATTCGTAGGGTTTCAGGGCGGTCAGGACCTCGCCCGCGCGCTCGCCTCGTGCGATGTCTTCTTCAATCCCTCGGTCACCGAAACCTTCGGCAATGTCACGCTCGAGGCGATGGCGTGCGGGCTGCCGGTGGTGGCGGCGCGCGCGACGGGCAGTGCGAGCATCGTCAAGCATGGCGTGACGGGCTATCTCGTGTCGCCGGGGCTGATCACCGGCTTCGCCGACCATCTGCAGCATTATTGCCAGGATATCGGCCTGCGCGCGAAGCACGGCGCGGCGGCACTCGCCGAGAGCCATCACTATCAATGGGACGCGATCAACCAGACGGTCGCCGACACCTATATCCGGCTGATCCGTCAGAAACAGCGGCGGGGATAG
- a CDS encoding TonB-dependent hemoglobin/transferrin/lactoferrin family receptor: MTIQRSPSVSRLAAGTALGIALAATATPAMAQDNDGEYWASRKNQIVVTATRTEKSVEDVPLTISLITEEQIANELATDIRDLIRFEPGVSVQRQPARFGAALGATGRAGNDSFNIRGIGGNRVLIQVDGVRVPDGFSFGAQAAGRGDYVDLGLVKSVEILRGPSSALYGSDGLAGAVSFVTSDPADFLPGGKSVGGLVRGAYSSADDEYSETAILAGRSGDWSVMAAYTRRDWQELDNKGSVGGFGSLRTEPNPQDGRSNAALARIVYDPASGHKLRLTGEYLDTHLYTNGLTGRSTTVDRLEGFDSGERKRVSLDWSWEGDGLIDFARVALYWQDGEDNQYTEEDRTPAADRTRLNTFENRVIGAAADARADFNTGAITHRIVFGGDISKTRQRGLRDGTVPPAGEVFPTRAFPTTDFTRAGLFVGDEIGIAGGALTLYPALRFDWYDLSPRTDPLLPTFAGAGQDGSRVSPKFGAVWKVTDQVRLFANYATGFKAPEPGQVNQFFENLAFGYTSAPNPDLGPERSESFEGGLRFSSDHVSLDLTGFTSRYKDFISQEVVSGSFTPADPAVYQFVNLDRVRVKGAEARFEGRASSGLYTTLALSYATGDVIEPNGARSPLSTIDPLKLVAGVGYRERTGRFGGQIIMTHSARKEASRADGVCTPQCYRPDAFTILDATAFVRLMDGLTLRAGVFNILDKKYSWWSDVRGLALVSSVPATVPATYVTPATADAYTQPGRNASVSLSFRF, encoded by the coding sequence TTGACCATCCAGCGTTCGCCGTCCGTCTCCCGTCTCGCCGCCGGTACCGCGCTGGGCATCGCGCTCGCCGCGACCGCGACGCCCGCCATGGCGCAGGATAATGACGGTGAATATTGGGCGTCGCGCAAGAATCAGATCGTCGTCACCGCGACGCGGACCGAGAAGAGTGTTGAGGATGTGCCGCTGACCATTTCGTTGATCACCGAAGAGCAGATCGCGAACGAACTGGCGACCGACATCCGCGACCTCATCCGCTTCGAACCCGGGGTCAGCGTCCAGCGCCAGCCCGCGCGGTTCGGCGCCGCGCTCGGCGCCACCGGCCGCGCCGGCAACGATAGCTTCAACATCCGCGGCATCGGCGGCAACCGCGTGCTGATCCAGGTCGACGGCGTGCGCGTCCCCGATGGTTTCAGCTTCGGCGCGCAGGCGGCGGGGCGCGGCGACTATGTCGACCTCGGGCTGGTGAAGTCGGTTGAAATCCTGCGCGGCCCCTCGTCGGCGCTTTACGGCAGCGACGGCCTTGCCGGTGCGGTCAGCTTCGTCACCAGCGATCCCGCCGACTTCCTGCCCGGCGGCAAGTCGGTCGGCGGCCTCGTGCGCGGCGCCTATAGCAGCGCCGACGACGAGTATAGCGAAACCGCGATCCTCGCGGGGCGCAGCGGCGACTGGTCGGTGATGGCCGCCTATACGCGCCGCGACTGGCAGGAACTCGACAACAAGGGCAGTGTCGGCGGTTTCGGCAGCCTGCGCACCGAGCCCAATCCGCAGGACGGCCGCTCGAACGCCGCGCTGGCGCGGATCGTCTATGATCCCGCCAGCGGCCACAAGCTGCGCCTGACCGGCGAATATCTCGACACCCACCTCTACACCAACGGCCTCACCGGGCGCAGCACCACCGTCGACCGCCTCGAAGGCTTCGACAGCGGCGAACGCAAGCGCGTCTCGCTCGACTGGAGCTGGGAAGGCGATGGGCTGATCGATTTTGCCCGCGTCGCGCTGTACTGGCAGGACGGCGAGGACAATCAATACACCGAGGAAGACCGCACCCCCGCCGCCGACCGCACCCGCCTCAACACCTTCGAAAACCGCGTCATCGGCGCCGCCGCCGATGCCCGCGCCGATTTCAATACGGGCGCGATCACGCATCGCATCGTTTTCGGCGGCGACATCAGCAAGACGCGCCAGCGCGGCCTGCGCGACGGCACCGTGCCGCCGGCGGGCGAGGTGTTCCCGACCCGCGCCTTCCCGACCACCGATTTCACCCGCGCCGGGCTGTTCGTCGGCGACGAGATCGGCATCGCCGGCGGCGCGTTGACGCTTTATCCGGCGTTGCGCTTCGACTGGTACGACCTGTCGCCCCGCACCGATCCGCTACTCCCGACCTTCGCGGGCGCCGGACAGGATGGTTCGCGCGTTTCGCCCAAATTCGGCGCGGTCTGGAAAGTCACCGACCAGGTGCGGCTGTTCGCCAATTATGCGACCGGCTTCAAGGCGCCCGAACCGGGGCAGGTGAACCAGTTCTTCGAAAACCTCGCCTTCGGCTATACCTCGGCTCCGAACCCCGACCTCGGCCCCGAACGCAGCGAAAGCTTCGAGGGCGGGCTGCGCTTCTCCAGCGACCATGTCAGCCTCGACCTCACGGGCTTCACGTCGCGCTACAAGGATTTTATCAGCCAGGAAGTGGTGAGCGGCAGCTTCACACCCGCCGACCCCGCCGTCTATCAATTCGTGAATCTCGATCGTGTCCGGGTCAAGGGGGCCGAGGCACGGTTCGAGGGGCGAGCGTCGTCCGGCCTCTATACGACGCTCGCCCTATCCTATGCGACGGGCGACGTGATCGAACCCAATGGCGCGCGCAGCCCGTTGTCGACGATCGACCCGCTCAAGCTCGTCGCCGGCGTCGGCTATCGCGAGCGCACCGGGCGCTTCGGTGGCCAGATCATCATGACCCACAGCGCGCGCAAGGAAGCGTCGCGGGCCGACGGCGTCTGCACCCCGCAATGCTATCGTCCCGACGCCTTCACTATCCTCGACGCAACCGCCTTCGTGCGGCTGATGGACGGGCTGACGCTGCGCGCCGGCGTCTTCAACATCCTCGACAAGAAATACAGCTGGTGGAGCGACGTGCGCGGACTCGCGCTGGTGTCGTCGGTGCCCGCGACGGTCCCCGCGACCTACGTCACGCCGGCCACCGCCGATGCCTATACCCAGCCGGGCCGCAACGCGAGCGTGTCGCTGAGCTTCCGCTTCTGA
- a CDS encoding PhoH family protein, with amino-acid sequence MSKRPLTAASPAEPGDRVRLTAEFERTQLLGILFGEFDRNLVGIENRLGVYISARGNRVQIEGEAEAAARARDVLVDLYNRIEQGQEVDAGMVDGVIAMSAQPTLDGIIRHEINEAPPIMIRTRKKTIVPRAPSQIPYMQALAREDIIFALGPAGTGKTYLAVAQAVAQLITGSVQRLILSRPAVEAGEKLGFLPGDMKEKVDPYLRPLYDALHDCLPAEQVERRIASGEIEIAPLAFMRGRTLADAFIILDEAQNTTIPQMKMFLTRFGMNSRMVICGDPKQVDLPIPASSGLADAVSRLEGVEGINVSYFTSADVVRHPIVGRIVDAYEGPGA; translated from the coding sequence GTGTCGAAACGCCCGCTGACCGCCGCCTCCCCCGCCGAACCCGGCGACCGCGTCCGACTGACGGCGGAGTTCGAGCGAACGCAGCTTTTGGGCATTCTCTTTGGCGAATTCGATCGCAATCTTGTCGGAATCGAAAACCGGCTCGGGGTCTATATCTCGGCGCGCGGCAACCGCGTGCAGATCGAGGGCGAGGCCGAAGCTGCGGCGCGTGCCCGCGACGTCCTCGTCGACCTCTACAACCGCATCGAACAGGGGCAGGAAGTCGACGCCGGTATGGTCGATGGCGTGATCGCGATGTCGGCGCAGCCGACGCTCGACGGTATCATCCGCCACGAGATCAACGAAGCGCCGCCGATCATGATCCGCACCCGTAAGAAAACGATCGTCCCGCGCGCGCCGTCGCAAATCCCCTATATGCAGGCGTTGGCGCGTGAAGACATCATCTTCGCGCTCGGCCCGGCGGGGACGGGTAAGACCTATCTCGCGGTCGCGCAGGCGGTCGCCCAGTTGATCACCGGCAGTGTCCAGCGGCTGATCCTGTCGCGCCCTGCGGTGGAGGCGGGCGAAAAGCTTGGCTTCCTGCCGGGCGACATGAAGGAAAAGGTCGATCCCTATCTGCGTCCGCTCTACGACGCGCTGCACGATTGCCTGCCCGCCGAGCAGGTCGAGCGCCGCATCGCGAGCGGCGAGATCGAGATCGCGCCGCTCGCCTTCATGCGCGGGCGGACGCTGGCCGACGCCTTCATCATCCTCGACGAGGCGCAGAACACGACGATCCCGCAGATGAAGATGTTCCTGACCCGCTTCGGCATGAACAGCCGCATGGTGATCTGCGGCGATCCGAAGCAGGTCGATCTGCCGATCCCCGCCAGCTCGGGCCTCGCCGACGCCGTCTCGCGCCTCGAAGGGGTCGAGGGCATCAACGTCAGCTATTTCACCAGCGCCGACGTCGTCCGCCACCCGATCGTCGGGCGCATCGTCGATGCCTATGAGGGGCCGGGGGCCTAA
- a CDS encoding DoxX family protein: MKFLDGFTEQAYALLRIVAGLLFLAHGVQKFLNFPAPFPMPLNPMLTAAGAIELVAGTLIVIGVFTRPAAFIASGMSAVGYWVAHGTQGPFPIANGGETIVLYCFLFLFIAARGAGIWSADGAMKK; the protein is encoded by the coding sequence ATGAAATTTCTCGATGGCTTCACCGAACAGGCCTATGCGCTGCTGCGCATCGTCGCGGGCCTGTTATTCCTGGCGCATGGCGTGCAGAAATTCCTGAACTTCCCGGCGCCTTTCCCGATGCCGCTCAACCCGATGCTCACCGCGGCGGGCGCGATCGAACTGGTCGCGGGCACCCTGATCGTCATCGGCGTCTTCACCCGTCCCGCCGCCTTCATCGCGAGCGGCATGTCGGCGGTCGGTTACTGGGTCGCGCATGGCACGCAAGGCCCCTTCCCCATCGCCAACGGCGGCGAGACCATTGTGCTCTACTGCTTCCTGTTCCTGTTCATCGCGGCGCGCGGTGCGGGCATCTGGAGCGCTGACGGGGCGATGAAGAAATAG